In Kiritimatiellia bacterium, the sequence GCGGCTGCGCCCCAATTCGTTGAAATTATGCGGGGCCGAGCTGCGGATGACGTCCACCATGAATTTCAACAAACAGACGTCCCACGGATCGTCCACGCCGTGAATAAGAGCGGCCATCGGGTCGTTTTTTCCGGCAAGCCGTTTTTTAACCTGCTCAATTATTTCCTTCACGTTGCCGGAAACAATCTGTTCGCTGGTTTCCGTCTTCTGGATCTTGAAGCCGTATTGCAGTATGCGCAAATCCTTGGCGTGCTCCTTGAGCCAGTCAATGTACTGGTTGGCCTCGCTGCCGAAGCCCTCCAGCATTTCGCTGGCATAATAAGTCGGGGTGATAATCTGCGGCCGTTGCGACTGGATGGCGCCTTCGCGGATGCGGATGCGGTTCACCGTATCCATCAACTCGCTGACTATGTGGTAATGGAGGCGGGTTGCGCCGAAAGTTTCCAAATGATTTTTCGGCATAACGACCACTTCGGTGTTATTGACCGCGTACCAGAAACTGTCGCTCTTGATTTTACCCATGTTTGTTTTTTTAACAGGCCCATCCCGGCATGTCAAGACGGGAATACGCTCTGATAAAGTTAATTATAACGACAAAAAACAAGAAAATTACAAAGACAAGCAATATGCATATTCTCACAGAGCGCCCAGAGAACACAGAGAAAGCAGGTTTTTTTTATTCCGCGGCGGAATAAACATAGAGGTCTTCGCCATAACCTTAATAAATTTTTTCGTATTCGCCGCGGCTGATTTTTTTGAGCTTGTGAAATCCAGCCTGTTTCGCCCGCGCGTCGGCGTTTGACTGCGAAGCGCCGACGTTTGGAGCGGAGATCAGGCGGACAATTTTCGCACCGCATTGCGGGCATTTTAAGACAACCGGGCCGCTCCCGCGCTCAAACCGCTCAAAACCGTTCCGGCAGAAGGCGCATCCCCCGGCCGGATCGCCGGCCTGGTATTCCCGAATAGGCATCGCATCCCCCTTTGCTTGTCTTTTCTGCTTGACTAGACGGCAAGGCCGTCTTAGCTTTGAAACCGATTAATTATAATGGAAAGGAGCGGATAATTGAAGATTAAAATCATTTCATTCCTTGGCGGCCTCGCCTGGATTCTTACCCTAACCTCCCCCTCCCCGGCCGCCATGGAATCAAGGGCGGCCGATCCCTATCTGGGCGCAATCGTGATTGACGCCGGCAGCGGCCAGGTGCTGGTCGCGGACCATGCCGACGAAAAAGGCTGCCTGGCCAGCGTTTTGAAGCTCATGAATTTGCTGGTTGTTCTGGAGCATGTCCAAGCGGGCGCCCTGCGCCTTGACGACAAAGTAATCATATCGGCCGAAGCGGCTAAAATCGGCGGATCCCAGGTTTATCTGAAAGAAAACGAGGTTTTCACGGTGGATGAATTGCTTTACGCGCTCATGGTGCAATCGGCCAATGACGCGGCCACCGCGCTGGCGGTTCGGACCGCGGGCAGCAAGGAAGGATTTGTCGCGCTCATGAATCAACGCGCCCTGGCGCTGGGCATGAAATCAACCGTATTTTATTCGGTCCACGGTCTGCCGCCGGATGGCGCCCAACTCCCCGATACAACCACCGCGCGCGATATCGCCCGCCTTTCCAGGGAACTGCTCAAGCATTCCGACTGTCTCCGTTACACTGCGTGCCGCGAACACGGATTCCGCAACGATCAATTCATCATGCGCAATCACAACCGGCTTTTGGCTTCATTCCCCGGTTGCGACGGGCTGAAGACCGGCTATTTCCGCAAGGCCGGCTATTCCATCGCGGCCACGGCCAAACGCGGCGATGAACGCATAATAGCGGTTGTTCTCGGGAGCAAGTCCAGAATAACCCGCGATAAAACGGCGGCGGAATTGCTGGCCAGGGGATTTGCGATCATGGCTCAAAAACGGTCGTTTGCGCCGCGCGCCGCGCCTTTGCCGGATGAGCCGCCGCCGCCCGAAAAGGAAACGCCGCGCGCCCGGCGCGGTCTTCTACTGGTTATTCCGCTGGTTGTCCTGGCGGCCGGCGCGATTACCTTTTACTGGCATTTCTTTCGTCCGCGGAAATGATGATTCGCGGGGAAGGGTTTAAACCGACTTTCTTGAGCTTGATTCAGGTTAATATTTAATCATGGAAGGCGCCGCATCCCCATGCGGCGATCCCGAACGGCACATCGCCGAACAGGGGTTCGGCTCCTTCCTTAATTTTGTGTTTTTTGCGGCAAGATTGGAATTCCCATGCCTTAAAGTATCTTGAACTTGGGCAGGTCCTGAATATCCACCATGCCCACCAGCCGTTGGGCGGAGTCAATTACCAGCAGATCGTCTATATCGCGCTCTTCATATATTTTCAGCGCGTCAATCGCGAGCGCGTTTTCCCGGATGGTAACGGGGTGCGGCGTCATGACCGACCGGACCGGCCATTCGGGGATATTGCGTTTCCGGGAGATCATCCGGCGCAAATCGCCGTCGGTGAAAATACCGGCGATTCTGCCCATCTTGTTGACAACACCCACCGAGCCGGACCGCGCGCTGGTCATTGCCAGGATGGCGTCCTTGACTTTGGCGTTGACGGGCACGCTGGCAAGCCGGTCGCCCTGGCGCATGATATCGGCAACTTTCAGGAGCAGGGTGCGGCCGATCGCCCCGCCGGGATGCAGTTTGGCGTAATCCTCCTTTTTGAATCCGCGCGCTTCCAAAAGCACGATCGCGAGAGCGTCGCCCACTGCCAGGGCGGCGGTAGTGCTGGCGGTGGGGGCCAGGTTGAAGGGACAGGCCTCGCGCGCGACGGGCGTATGGATGATTTCATCCCCGGCCAGAGCGGCCGCGCTTTTCTCCACGCCGGTCATGACGATGATTTTTGCCCCCTGGCGGCGCGCGGCCGGAATGATCGCGAGCAGTTCGTCCGATTCGCCGCTGTAGCTCAGGGCCAGCAGGACGTCGGCTTTGCCGATGATGCCCAGGTCACCGTGCATGGCCTGCGAGGGATGCAGAACAACGCTGGGCGAACCGGTGCTGGAGAGCGTGGCCGAAATCTTCTGGCCGATATAATAACTCTTGCCCACGCCGGTTACGACGATTTTGCCGCCCTGCTTCAGGCTTTCCAGGATCAGCCGCGTTGCCCGGCTGAACCGCTTGTCAAGACTGCGTTTGACCCGGTTGATTTCCAGGATCTCAACCGCAAGCACCTCGCGCGCGCGTTTGATTGCTTTCATAACTTTTTTTCCGAAACTACAATATTTGCATAAGACCGCCCCCGGAGTCAAGAACGGCAAACCGGTTGTCCGGCGCGGCCGGCCGGCGTATTTTTCAACAACAGCACCCGCGCGCCCTCAATAACCAGCAAAAGCGCCAGCAGGAGCAGGAACGCGGCAATGATCCCGATCAGCGTCAATTTGTATTGGCCAATTAAAAGAAAGAGAGCCCAGACCGTCATAACCACCATAAATATCATCGGCAGAAAGATAAACGCTGTCCTTTTTCCGTTACTTTTCAGCCAGACCATCACCACCAGCAGGGCCAGCCCGGCCAGGAGCTGATTGGTTGCCCCGAAAACCGGCCAAACCGCTTTCCAGGCCGGCAGGGGATTGCCTTGCGCATCCTTTATGGTCATCAGCACAAAAAGAAGCGGCAGAACCAGCGTGGCGGCCGTTGAAAAGTAACGGGAAACAGCGCCGCGGATATTGAAAAACTCCTCAAAAATATAACGGCTTAACCTGGTGGCGGTGTCAAGCGTGGTAAGTATGAAAGTTGAGAGGGCCAGCAGACCAAAGGCGGAACCAATACGTATCGGCACGCCGAATACGCCCAGGAATTTTGCCATGCCGTTGCTGTAAATCGCCAGGGGCGCTTTTTTTACAAACTCGCTCTCCAGCGGCAGCATGGCCACCACCAGCAGGGCCATAACGGCCACCACCCCTTCCACCAGCATCCCCCCGTAGCCGATTTTTAAAGCGTCCCTTTCGCGGTCTATCTGCTTGGAGGTGGTGCCCGAGGCCACCAGCGAATGAAAACCGGAACAAGCCCCGCAGGCAATCGTGATGAAAATAATCGGGGCCAGGTGGCCGAGCTGGTGATCGTGCCAGGATTTAAACGCCGGATAGGAAAGCGTGAAGCCCCCCATGAGAATTCCCAGGAACCCGCCGATCACGGAAACATACAGCAGGTAGGAAGAAAGATAATCGCGCGGCTGAAGCAGCATCCAGACAGGAACGGTTGAGGCAACAAAGCAGTAAATAATCAGAATAACGCACCAGGCTTTTTTAGGGTCCATCCCCGTCCATTCCCGGAGCACGGTTTCCGGTATGGGCGCAAGCTGGCCGAGCCATACGAACAGGAACACGAGGGGCACAAAAAGCAGCGACATCAGGCGGATGGAAAACTTGAAACGATAAATGCAAACGCCAAAACCCAGGGCCAGCAGGATAAAGCCCATTGAAGAGGAAGCAACCCCGCCGTCGTTCACGAAAGTTTCCGCCGTCAAATCGGTAAAAACGGTCAACACATAGACCAGCGCCAGCCAGATAAATACGAGCAACAGCCTGAAAGCCAACGGTGACATTGACGCGCGGGCAATCTGCGCCAGCGAGCGGCCGCCGTGCCTGATTGAGGCGAATAATGCCGCAAAATCCTGCACCCCCCCGATGAAAACCGCGCCGATCAGCACCCAGAGCAAGGCCGGCAGCCAGCCGAAGGCCAGCGAGGCAATGATCGGCCCGACAATCGGCCCCGCGCCGGCGATTGAAGAAAAATGGTGCCCGAACAAAACCGCCGGCCGGGCGGGAACCCAGTCAAAACCGTCGTAATGCGCATGGGCAGGGGTCGGCCGCGCGTCGTTTACGCCGAGCCGTTTCTCCAGAAAACGCCCGTAAAAAAAATAAGCGGCGATAAAAAACAGAATTGCGGCAATAAAGATAATGGTCAACATGATTCTTTACCGCCGAGACGCAGAGAACGCAGAGGGTTGAATATCCTGAAAATATTACTCGTCAGCCCCCGCGCCTGCGGTGAATTTTTTTGTGGTTCCTTATTCAGGCATCGGCGGCAGTTTCGGCTTCGGCAGGCCTTTGACCAAAAGGTCAATCCTGACCGGTTTGTCCGTCCGCATGCTTATATTGGCGGCGGCGCCGATGAGAATGCTCATCGCGCCGCTGGCGTAATCCGCCGCCCGCATAAGTTTATCCCCGGCCGGCTGCGCTGAAAAGAGGTCTTTCATCAATGCGTCATCGCCGCCGCCGTGGCTGCCCTTGCCGAATTTTGTCGGAATGTTCATGGCCGGCTTGAAATGCGGATACAGCCGGATGTGTTCGCCGGCCTTGACGGAATCCGGCAGTTTTTTGCCGCCGCGGATCGGAAAACCGATATTGTCAAATTCCAACCGCCCTTTGGTGCCGTTAAAGGCGAAGTGAAAACCTTCCCACGGCGTAAAGGCGTTCAGGGAATACGAAAGGAATGCGCCCGAATCGTAACGGACCGCAAGGTTCATGGTGTCCTCAATATCAATGCCCTTGCCGAACACGCAGCGGTCGCGGACGTAACGGTCGTATTTTTCACATGCCAGGTACATTGCTTTCGCGTCCTCACTGCCCTTGAGATCAAAAAAGAACGGGCATTTTTTCTGATGACGGCATTCCAGACAGCGCTGGGCATGGCCCTTTAAGCCCAGCCGCTCCGCCGTGCCGCTCTGGTCTCCGTAAAAACTGCGCGCGCCCATGGCAAAAACCTCCACGGGATTGGCGGAAAGGAACCAGTTGACCAGGTCAAAATGATGCGATGCCTTGTGAAGCAGCAGGCCGCCGGAGGATTTTTTTTCGGCATGCCAGCGCCGGAAATATGAAGCGCCGTGGTTGACATCCAGCATCCAGCGCAGGTCAACCGAAAGAATCCGGCCGATGACCCCGCTCATGAGAAGCTCTTTGACCCGCATCATCGGCGGCATGTAACGGCAATTAAAGGTTATCATGAGCCGCCGGCCGGTTTGTTTGACCGCCTTCACGATCCGCCGGCATTTCTTTTCATCAATCGTCATCGGCTTTTCGCAAACCACGTCGCAACCGAGATTCATGGCCCTGACGATGTACTGGTCGTGGGTGGAATCCTTGGAGGTAATCACCGCCACGTCCGGTTTTTGCTCCCGGATCATACTGTCAAACTGCGTGTCAAGATAAACCGGAACAGGTCGGCTTTTCAATTCAGCAACGATGCGGCGGTTGCGCAAATCAAGCCGGCCGCGGTTGTTGTCGCAGAGCCCGACCAACTCGCACTCGGCGCGCATCGTTTTCCCCAGCGCCGCCGTGTAAGGCCAGGAGCGGCCGCCGACGCCGACCTGGACATATTTTTTCCGTCTTCTCATTTTTGTCCTCCAGAAATAAAGACCGCCAAAGGCGGCAACCGTATTTGATCAAGGTAGGAGCCGCATCCCTATGCGGCGATTCCGGACGACCAAACATACATCGCCGAACAGGGGTTCAGCTTCTGCCTTGATTTTGCGCTTTTTTACGGCAAGATTGTCCTCCGTAGGCGGATCCGCCTCAGGCGGAAAATTCCTATGCCATAAATCACTATTGCAAAAACCGCATCGCCGCATAATATAACTCTCGCGTTCAAGGTCAAGCGGAAATCCTTTTGTTGCAAACGCGTTCGCCGGCAGACGAAGGGGTCGCAATTCATGCGCGCGTTCATCGCTATTGTTTTAACCGCCCTTGCGGGTGGAACATCCGTTTACGGAGAGGAGGCATTCATGGCGGGAAATCTGGAAGGCAGGAAGGTGTTGATCATTATAGGGGCGGAAGGTTTTCAGGACGAGGAGTTCGGCCAGCCGTTCGCTCTGCTGAAAAAACTCGGGGCAACGGTGAAAACAGCCTGCTCGTGCAAAGACCGGGCTTTGGGAAAATTCGGCCGGCAGGTGACTCCGGATTTCACGCTGGACGAATGCCGGGCTGGCGATTACGACGCCGTCGTTTTTATCGGCGGCCCCGGCGCCTCCGAATATTTCACTGACGCCCGGGCCCATGCCCTGGCGCGCGGCGCCGCCGCCGGAAACAAGGTGCTTGGCGCAATTTGCATCGCGCCCGTTATCCTGGCCAACGCCGGAATATTGAAAGACAAAGAAGCGACCGTTTTCCCTTCCGGAGAGGATGTGCTTGTCCGCGCTGGCGCGCGGTTGAGCAGAAAAGACGTGGTAATTGACGGCAAAATCGTGACCGCCCGCGGCCCCCAGGCGGCGCGTGAATTCGCCGAAACCCTGGCGCGCCTGATGCGATGACGGCCCGCAGCATCCAAAAAACTTCCGCGGCCGCGATTGCAAACCGCTGAATGCGTTATCATGCGCGCCCCGCCGGGAAACCCGGGTTAAAACAAAACTCCCCGCGCTAAAGGCGCGGGGAGTTTTCGTTTTAAGCGAAGGATTGGTTTTATTTCTTCCGGCCCTTGGCTTTGGCTTTCTTGGCGGAACTCTTTTTTGCCGGCCGGCACGGTTTGCATCCACAGGTTTTACACATGCTTTCACCCCCTTTATTTACATTCTACACCCGGCATCCGGCCATGACCAGAAAAAAGCTTTATTTTTTTGCGGAATTTGCTATTCCTAAACATGACGTAAAAATTACAAATTATGAAAATAGCATG encodes:
- a CDS encoding zinc ribbon domain-containing protein, with amino-acid sequence MPIREYQAGDPAGGCAFCRNGFERFERGSGPVVLKCPQCGAKIVRLISAPNVGASQSNADARAKQAGFHKLKKISRGEYEKIY
- a CDS encoding D-alanyl-D-alanine carboxypeptidase — translated: MKIKIISFLGGLAWILTLTSPSPAAMESRAADPYLGAIVIDAGSGQVLVADHADEKGCLASVLKLMNLLVVLEHVQAGALRLDDKVIISAEAAKIGGSQVYLKENEVFTVDELLYALMVQSANDAATALAVRTAGSKEGFVALMNQRALALGMKSTVFYSVHGLPPDGAQLPDTTTARDIARLSRELLKHSDCLRYTACREHGFRNDQFIMRNHNRLLASFPGCDGLKTGYFRKAGYSIAATAKRGDERIIAVVLGSKSRITRDKTAAELLARGFAIMAQKRSFAPRAAPLPDEPPPPEKETPRARRGLLLVIPLVVLAAGAITFYWHFFRPRK
- a CDS encoding KpsF/GutQ family sugar-phosphate isomerase → MKAIKRAREVLAVEILEINRVKRSLDKRFSRATRLILESLKQGGKIVVTGVGKSYYIGQKISATLSSTGSPSVVLHPSQAMHGDLGIIGKADVLLALSYSGESDELLAIIPAARRQGAKIIVMTGVEKSAAALAGDEIIHTPVAREACPFNLAPTASTTAALAVGDALAIVLLEARGFKKEDYAKLHPGGAIGRTLLLKVADIMRQGDRLASVPVNAKVKDAILAMTSARSGSVGVVNKMGRIAGIFTDGDLRRMISRKRNIPEWPVRSVMTPHPVTIRENALAIDALKIYEERDIDDLLVIDSAQRLVGMVDIQDLPKFKIL
- a CDS encoding carbon starvation CstA family protein, which produces MLTIIFIAAILFFIAAYFFYGRFLEKRLGVNDARPTPAHAHYDGFDWVPARPAVLFGHHFSSIAGAGPIVGPIIASLAFGWLPALLWVLIGAVFIGGVQDFAALFASIRHGGRSLAQIARASMSPLAFRLLLVFIWLALVYVLTVFTDLTAETFVNDGGVASSSMGFILLALGFGVCIYRFKFSIRLMSLLFVPLVFLFVWLGQLAPIPETVLREWTGMDPKKAWCVILIIYCFVASTVPVWMLLQPRDYLSSYLLYVSVIGGFLGILMGGFTLSYPAFKSWHDHQLGHLAPIIFITIACGACSGFHSLVASGTTSKQIDRERDALKIGYGGMLVEGVVAVMALLVVAMLPLESEFVKKAPLAIYSNGMAKFLGVFGVPIRIGSAFGLLALSTFILTTLDTATRLSRYIFEEFFNIRGAVSRYFSTAATLVLPLLFVLMTIKDAQGNPLPAWKAVWPVFGATNQLLAGLALLVVMVWLKSNGKRTAFIFLPMIFMVVMTVWALFLLIGQYKLTLIGIIAAFLLLLALLLVIEGARVLLLKNTPAGRAGQPVCRS
- a CDS encoding Gfo/Idh/MocA family oxidoreductase; this translates as MRRRKKYVQVGVGGRSWPYTAALGKTMRAECELVGLCDNNRGRLDLRNRRIVAELKSRPVPVYLDTQFDSMIREQKPDVAVITSKDSTHDQYIVRAMNLGCDVVCEKPMTIDEKKCRRIVKAVKQTGRRLMITFNCRYMPPMMRVKELLMSGVIGRILSVDLRWMLDVNHGASYFRRWHAEKKSSGGLLLHKASHHFDLVNWFLSANPVEVFAMGARSFYGDQSGTAERLGLKGHAQRCLECRHQKKCPFFFDLKGSEDAKAMYLACEKYDRYVRDRCVFGKGIDIEDTMNLAVRYDSGAFLSYSLNAFTPWEGFHFAFNGTKGRLEFDNIGFPIRGGKKLPDSVKAGEHIRLYPHFKPAMNIPTKFGKGSHGGGDDALMKDLFSAQPAGDKLMRAADYASGAMSILIGAAANISMRTDKPVRIDLLVKGLPKPKLPPMPE
- a CDS encoding DJ-1/PfpI family protein, yielding MAGNLEGRKVLIIIGAEGFQDEEFGQPFALLKKLGATVKTACSCKDRALGKFGRQVTPDFTLDECRAGDYDAVVFIGGPGASEYFTDARAHALARGAAAGNKVLGAICIAPVILANAGILKDKEATVFPSGEDVLVRAGARLSRKDVVIDGKIVTARGPQAAREFAETLARLMR